The following are encoded in a window of Roseimaritima ulvae genomic DNA:
- a CDS encoding AAA family ATPase, whose protein sequence is MSTAEPKLEADDAARAERLVQACQRVREQVGKIVVGQEQVVEQLVIAILARGHCLLEGVPGLAKTLMVRSLAESMDLEFRRIQFTPDLMPADITGTDIIQEDPENGHRKLVFEKGPIFTQMLLADEINRTPPKTQAALLEAMQEHEVTAGGHTYRLQEPFFVLATQNPIEQEGTYPLPEAQRDRFLFHVVVEYPTREQEADIVDRTTSTFSATPEPVVSGEEIVEFQRTVRLVPLPDHVKDFVLNLVRAVRPKDPDVKPWVKEYVEWGPGPRACQQLVLGSKARALLHGRHHVTLDDVEALAHPVLRHRIVPTFSAEAEGIGVDDLVSRLLKEIPKAKPSLL, encoded by the coding sequence GTGTCGACAGCGGAACCCAAACTTGAGGCCGATGATGCGGCCCGCGCCGAGCGACTTGTTCAGGCTTGTCAGCGAGTTCGCGAACAAGTCGGCAAAATTGTGGTCGGCCAGGAACAGGTCGTCGAGCAATTGGTGATTGCCATCTTGGCTCGCGGCCACTGCCTGCTCGAAGGCGTGCCCGGCCTCGCCAAAACGCTGATGGTGCGTTCGCTGGCCGAGTCGATGGATTTGGAATTCCGCCGCATCCAGTTCACCCCGGACCTGATGCCCGCCGACATCACGGGCACCGACATCATTCAAGAGGATCCCGAGAACGGGCACCGCAAGTTGGTGTTTGAAAAGGGACCGATCTTTACCCAGATGTTGTTGGCCGACGAAATCAACCGCACGCCGCCCAAGACGCAGGCTGCGCTGTTGGAGGCGATGCAGGAGCACGAGGTGACCGCGGGCGGCCACACCTACCGGTTGCAAGAGCCGTTTTTTGTGTTGGCCACGCAGAACCCGATCGAACAAGAAGGCACCTATCCGCTGCCCGAAGCCCAACGCGACCGGTTTCTGTTCCACGTCGTCGTCGAATACCCCACGCGCGAGCAGGAAGCGGACATTGTCGACCGCACCACCTCGACCTTCAGCGCCACGCCGGAACCGGTTGTCAGCGGCGAAGAGATCGTCGAATTCCAGCGGACGGTGCGGTTGGTGCCGTTGCCCGATCACGTCAAAGATTTTGTCTTGAATTTGGTCCGCGCGGTGCGTCCCAAAGACCCCGATGTCAAACCGTGGGTCAAGGAATATGTCGAATGGGGACCGGGGCCGCGAGCCTGTCAGCAGTTGGTGTTGGGCTCCAAGGCCCGCGCTTTATTGCACGGCCGCCATCATGTGACCTTGGACGATGTCGAAGCGCTGGCGCATCCCGTACTGCGACATCGCATCGTGCCCACGTTCAGCGCCGAAGCCGAAGGTATCGGCGTGGACGATCTGGTCAGCCGCTTGCTGAAAGAAATTCCCAAGGCCAAACCCAGCCTGTTGTAG
- a CDS encoding FkbM family methyltransferase, whose amino-acid sequence MQKMKFRGYQLHYAHREAAESMVRQIDDFPSFFTPADDRPQIIDCGANIGVSVLEWKTRWPGAQILCFEPDPAAFQILQKNIDANDIPGVKCVQAAVSDQDQPAPFYGDLSPRGDARGNSLNPDWGDRAGSSHTTVTCRRLSTYLAAHDVDFLKLDIEGAEQRVLREAAEHLHRVRAMYVEVHETDASLDVNSTATIEQLLSDAGFTLEAESRYDPHALPAHLSDWQQTVGARQTQLLAWR is encoded by the coding sequence ATGCAAAAAATGAAATTTCGCGGCTACCAGCTGCACTACGCCCACCGCGAGGCGGCCGAGTCGATGGTCCGCCAAATCGACGATTTCCCATCGTTCTTTACGCCCGCCGACGACCGTCCTCAGATCATCGACTGCGGCGCCAATATCGGCGTCTCGGTCCTGGAATGGAAAACCCGCTGGCCGGGAGCCCAAATCCTGTGCTTTGAGCCCGACCCTGCTGCATTCCAGATCCTGCAAAAGAATATCGACGCCAACGACATTCCCGGCGTGAAGTGCGTGCAAGCCGCGGTCTCGGACCAGGACCAACCGGCCCCGTTCTACGGAGACCTATCCCCCCGCGGGGACGCTCGCGGCAATTCGCTCAACCCCGACTGGGGCGATCGAGCCGGCAGCTCGCACACCACCGTGACCTGCCGCCGGCTATCCACCTACCTGGCCGCCCACGACGTCGACTTTTTGAAACTGGACATCGAAGGCGCCGAACAGCGGGTACTGCGCGAAGCCGCCGAGCACTTGCATCGCGTGCGGGCAATGTACGTCGAAGTCCACGAAACCGACGCCAGCCTGGACGTCAATTCCACCGCGACCATCGAACAACTGTTGAGCGACGCCGGATTTACCTTGGAAGCCGAATCACGCTACGACCCCCACGCCTTGCCCGCGCACCTCAGCGACTGGCAGCAAACCGTGGGAGCTCGCCAGACTCAACTGCTCGCCTGGCGCTAA
- a CDS encoding NAD(P)/FAD-dependent oxidoreductase — protein sequence MNDQYDVVVVGAGPGGGSAAAIVAEAGYKTLLIEREAVPRYHIGESLMPEVYWPLQRLGMLDRMREAGYVVKSSVQFVSANGKESDPFFFREHDDRECSATWQVERSKFDEMLFQRAAELGADCVDRTRLLEVHFDGDRATGVRVRDAEGKDHDITAKVVIDATGQQSFIANKLKLKQVNPELKKIAIWRYYENARRDPGENEGATIILQTTHKNSWFWFIPLSNGVTSIGCVGDRDFMLSGRGTPAEVYDEELAQCPGLLARLEDATRVGDVRATKEFSYWTTRHAGDGWVLVGDAFGFIDPVYSSGVYFALEMGVRAGDAVVAGLASGDTSAAQLGSWTEEFKAGTQWLRKLVNVFYTKEFSVGRFLRDYPEHRGNLTDLLIGRIFYDGAGNLFDDLDPALQQAVAKAKM from the coding sequence GTGAACGATCAGTATGACGTCGTGGTAGTAGGCGCGGGACCTGGGGGTGGGTCGGCAGCGGCCATCGTAGCCGAAGCCGGTTACAAAACGTTACTGATTGAACGCGAAGCGGTGCCGCGGTATCACATCGGTGAATCGTTGATGCCTGAAGTTTATTGGCCCTTGCAGCGATTGGGAATGCTGGACCGGATGCGTGAAGCCGGATATGTGGTCAAAAGCAGCGTGCAGTTTGTTTCGGCCAATGGGAAAGAGTCCGATCCGTTTTTCTTTCGCGAACATGACGATCGCGAATGTAGCGCCACCTGGCAGGTCGAGCGTTCGAAGTTCGACGAGATGCTGTTCCAACGAGCGGCCGAATTAGGTGCCGACTGTGTCGACCGTACCCGGCTGTTAGAGGTTCATTTCGATGGCGACCGAGCCACCGGCGTCCGGGTCCGCGACGCCGAGGGCAAGGACCATGATATCACCGCCAAGGTCGTGATCGATGCCACCGGACAACAATCGTTTATCGCCAACAAGTTGAAACTGAAGCAGGTCAATCCAGAACTCAAAAAGATTGCCATCTGGCGTTATTACGAGAACGCCCGACGTGATCCCGGCGAAAACGAAGGGGCCACGATCATTCTGCAGACCACTCATAAGAATTCCTGGTTCTGGTTCATTCCTTTGTCCAACGGCGTCACCAGCATTGGCTGCGTGGGCGACCGCGACTTCATGCTCAGCGGTCGCGGCACACCTGCCGAGGTGTACGACGAAGAACTGGCTCAATGCCCCGGCCTGCTGGCTCGCTTGGAAGACGCCACGCGGGTCGGAGATGTACGGGCGACCAAAGAGTTTTCCTACTGGACGACTCGTCATGCGGGTGACGGCTGGGTGCTGGTCGGCGATGCCTTTGGATTTATCGACCCGGTGTATTCGTCGGGCGTCTACTTCGCTTTGGAAATGGGAGTCCGCGCGGGTGATGCGGTGGTTGCGGGTTTGGCCTCCGGCGATACCTCGGCTGCTCAACTGGGCAGCTGGACCGAAGAGTTCAAGGCCGGCACGCAGTGGCTTCGCAAACTGGTCAACGTGTTCTACACCAAAGAATTCAGCGTGGGCCGTTTCCTCCGCGACTACCCCGAGCATCGCGGCAATTTGACAGACCTGTTGATCGGCCGCATCTTCTACGACGGAGCCGGCAACCTGTTCGACGACCTGGACCCGGCGCTACAGCAAGCCGTCGCCAAAGCCAAGATGTGA
- the miaA gene encoding tRNA (adenosine(37)-N6)-dimethylallyltransferase MiaA has translation MPESSVFPPLIDDCWVITGPTASGKSALAIELAKRLDGEIVSMDSMAVYRSMDVGTAKPSEQQRREVPHHLLDLVAPDEPFSVACFLRHAHRAVAEIRDRGHTPLLVGGTPMYLKGVLRGFDPGPPADWEFRKQVDEDIEKFGLDRLRDRLMQVDPLSAHRLHPNDRRRMTRALEVAKLTGVPLSHKQLQFEQQRSPEQCRVFACMWPRPILHERINQRVDQMFAAGLVDETQQLIERYGTLSRTAAQAVGYAEVLEHLDGRLTLEQTVEAVQTHTRQLARRQETFLRSFGERTIVDMQSGGSLAEISQRLVQKQP, from the coding sequence ATGCCTGAGTCTTCTGTGTTTCCGCCGCTGATCGACGATTGCTGGGTGATCACCGGCCCGACCGCCAGCGGAAAATCCGCCCTGGCGATTGAACTGGCCAAACGCCTGGACGGCGAAATCGTCTCCATGGATTCAATGGCGGTCTACCGCTCGATGGACGTGGGCACGGCCAAGCCCAGCGAGCAACAGCGCCGCGAGGTGCCGCATCATCTGCTGGACCTGGTCGCCCCCGACGAACCCTTCAGCGTGGCCTGCTTCCTCAGACATGCCCACCGGGCGGTCGCCGAGATTCGCGACCGCGGCCACACCCCGCTGCTGGTCGGTGGCACTCCAATGTACCTCAAAGGCGTGCTGCGAGGTTTTGATCCCGGACCGCCGGCCGATTGGGAGTTCCGCAAACAGGTCGACGAAGACATTGAAAAGTTCGGTCTCGACCGACTCCGCGACCGGCTGATGCAAGTTGATCCGCTGTCCGCCCACCGCCTGCACCCCAACGACCGGCGGCGGATGACCCGCGCCTTGGAAGTAGCCAAACTAACCGGCGTTCCGCTCAGCCACAAACAGCTGCAATTCGAACAGCAACGCAGCCCCGAACAGTGCCGCGTGTTTGCCTGCATGTGGCCCCGACCGATCCTGCACGAGCGGATCAATCAGCGCGTCGACCAGATGTTCGCCGCCGGCCTGGTCGACGAAACACAACAACTGATCGAACGCTATGGAACGCTCAGCCGGACCGCCGCCCAAGCCGTTGGCTACGCCGAAGTCCTAGAACATTTAGACGGGCGGCTGACACTCGAGCAAACGGTCGAAGCCGTACAAACCCACACCCGCCAACTGGCTCGCCGACAGGAGACGTTCCTCCGCAGCTTTGGCGAAAGAACCATCGTGGACATGCAATCCGGCGGCAGCTTAGCAGAGATCAGCCAGCGACTGGTGCAGAAGCAACCGTAG
- a CDS encoding prenyltransferase/squalene oxidase repeat-containing protein: MNPQTIPFQQTSGTMANDLNKRCNQFVYNRIVVTLISITIGLTLGLHPVLAQQPSENPYQKDRVDQAVDKAIAYLVSQQRENGAITSRSADTAMSSLAIMAMASVGHQPSDDTPTGRAMNRALNFVLQADRQDDQGYYGRGDGSRMYGHGIITLMLTEMLGMGVSDQQDAAIHDRLQRAIDLILAAQQVPKRSGHQGGWRYEPNANDADLSVSVWQVMALRSAKNDGLQVPVKAIDDAIEYLRNSYSSPLEPDGQPRDPVAGFSYTPGGGPSFAMTAAGLLAMQVCGQYESPLVTGAADWLLEHPPKWDQRFCLYGTYYFAQGMHGRGEEHAKTARQQVEEMLLSHQQADGSWVAENGEERSRGGVYGTSMAVLSLSVKYHYLPIYQR, from the coding sequence ATGAATCCACAGACCATTCCCTTCCAGCAGACGAGCGGCACGATGGCGAACGATTTGAATAAGCGCTGCAACCAATTCGTCTACAACCGAATCGTTGTGACGCTCATCAGTATCACGATCGGCTTAACGTTGGGCCTCCACCCTGTGCTGGCACAACAACCGTCCGAAAACCCCTATCAAAAGGATCGCGTTGACCAGGCGGTGGACAAGGCGATCGCGTATTTGGTTTCGCAGCAGCGTGAAAACGGCGCGATCACATCGCGGAGCGCCGATACGGCGATGAGTTCGTTGGCGATCATGGCGATGGCCAGTGTCGGGCATCAGCCCAGCGACGACACGCCGACTGGTCGCGCCATGAATCGGGCATTGAATTTTGTCTTGCAAGCCGACCGGCAAGACGACCAGGGGTACTACGGACGCGGCGACGGCTCACGAATGTACGGCCATGGGATCATCACCTTGATGTTGACCGAAATGCTGGGGATGGGCGTCAGTGACCAGCAGGATGCGGCGATCCACGATCGTCTGCAGCGGGCCATCGATTTAATTTTGGCCGCCCAGCAGGTTCCCAAACGCAGCGGCCACCAGGGCGGTTGGCGGTACGAACCCAACGCCAACGATGCGGATTTGTCGGTCAGCGTGTGGCAGGTGATGGCCTTGCGTTCGGCCAAGAACGATGGTTTGCAGGTGCCGGTCAAAGCGATCGATGACGCGATCGAATACCTCCGCAACTCGTATTCGTCGCCCTTGGAACCCGATGGCCAGCCGCGCGATCCGGTGGCGGGGTTCAGCTACACGCCCGGTGGAGGCCCCAGCTTTGCGATGACGGCCGCTGGGCTGCTGGCGATGCAGGTCTGCGGCCAATACGAATCGCCGTTAGTGACCGGGGCCGCCGATTGGTTGTTGGAGCATCCGCCCAAATGGGACCAGCGGTTTTGTTTGTACGGAACTTATTACTTTGCCCAAGGCATGCACGGCCGCGGCGAGGAACACGCTAAAACCGCGCGACAACAGGTCGAAGAAATGTTGTTGTCGCATCAGCAGGCCGACGGATCTTGGGTTGCCGAGAACGGCGAAGAACGCAGCCGTGGCGGCGTCTACGGCACCTCCATGGCCGTGCTCAGCCTGTCCGTCAAATACCACTACCTGCCGATCTACCAACGCTAA
- a CDS encoding THUMP-like domain-containing protein, which translates to MSSAAVIIARLAREDRLAAVLQTQAGSGPLGPATVQRLRRDVGPEAARWLMEFLAVQRKAVDKFGVGVWMATERAVQQASDRATAGYKAARFPVAANIYDVCCGAGGDSLALRQYGAVVAVDSDPAMTTMVAANLAQRPSAYPAAALCVDAQQLTMSGTANYLHIDPDRRPGEQRTIKPENYQPGLDVVQRLIESAQGAAVKWAPAAPLPPDWQGRCQREWISHRGSVRQQVAWFGELVSAAGTAARVATRVAADGTAQSFASEELRATVDATKDVGQWIVDLDGAVRAAGLSAAFGQANELLAVGDVSGFFTTDRFPEHPLASGYRVLWSGPADLKQIKRAAVGLGVRLLEIKVRGTEHRPEQLRGRLADKKTRGGPPATLLLGHHGGGGYAVIAQRGAVDDRRGGADGE; encoded by the coding sequence ATGTCGTCCGCAGCCGTGATCATCGCCCGCCTAGCTCGTGAAGACCGGCTGGCCGCGGTGTTGCAAACGCAGGCGGGATCGGGACCGCTCGGCCCGGCCACGGTGCAGCGGCTGCGTCGCGACGTCGGCCCCGAGGCAGCTCGTTGGCTGATGGAGTTTCTTGCCGTGCAGCGAAAAGCGGTGGATAAATTCGGCGTGGGGGTTTGGATGGCAACCGAACGGGCCGTCCAGCAAGCCAGCGACCGAGCCACCGCGGGTTATAAAGCCGCACGCTTTCCTGTGGCGGCAAATATCTATGACGTCTGCTGTGGGGCCGGTGGAGACAGCTTGGCGCTGCGGCAATATGGCGCAGTGGTGGCCGTCGATAGTGATCCGGCGATGACCACTATGGTGGCCGCCAATCTGGCCCAGCGGCCCTCTGCGTACCCCGCTGCGGCGCTCTGTGTGGACGCCCAACAATTGACCATGAGCGGAACGGCTAACTACCTGCACATCGATCCCGATCGGCGTCCCGGAGAACAACGCACGATCAAGCCCGAAAACTATCAGCCGGGTCTGGACGTGGTGCAGCGGTTGATCGAATCGGCGCAAGGGGCCGCCGTCAAATGGGCTCCCGCCGCCCCGCTGCCGCCGGACTGGCAGGGGCGCTGTCAGCGGGAATGGATCAGTCACCGTGGCAGTGTCCGCCAACAGGTCGCCTGGTTTGGAGAGCTGGTCTCCGCTGCGGGCACCGCTGCTCGGGTAGCCACCCGCGTTGCCGCCGATGGGACGGCGCAATCCTTTGCATCGGAGGAACTGCGAGCTACCGTGGATGCCACCAAGGATGTGGGACAGTGGATTGTAGACCTGGACGGCGCGGTCCGCGCCGCCGGGCTGTCGGCGGCATTTGGCCAAGCCAACGAACTGTTGGCGGTGGGGGACGTGAGCGGCTTTTTCACCACCGACCGATTTCCAGAGCACCCCTTGGCCAGCGGCTATCGTGTGCTGTGGAGCGGCCCGGCAGATCTGAAACAAATCAAACGCGCGGCGGTGGGGCTGGGTGTGCGGTTGTTGGAGATCAAGGTGCGCGGGACCGAGCACCGGCCGGAACAGCTGCGCGGCCGCTTGGCCGACAAAAAAACGCGCGGCGGCCCGCCGGCAACGCTGCTGCTGGGCCACCACGGCGGGGGCGGCTATGCGGTGATCGCCCAACGCGGTGCGGTGGACGACAGGCGCGGCGGGGCGGACGGCGAGTAA
- a CDS encoding BatA domain-containing protein: MTFLNGILAFGALAFCIPLVIHLLNRSKFQTVDWGAMHLLESVIRVNHRRFQIQQLLLLLVRCAIPVLLALCLAIPVLTHWQALPKDTPSSVALVVDDSYSMDAVDDGLQPTLMASAIADSKQIVAALPRGSEVKVLATGGRPQALQSQATVDLRRVEEDLQQLLAAAGANDVPEALKAATIAVADMKHARREVVLLSDFQRDDWQSVDPQLLERFRQQWQALPTAPAITLIPMGRRDTADLQNVSIESLRSDRPTVGVGQEVRLRATVRNHGDQARPALPLRLKVNNETVAATTASLDAGATTQLLLTHRFEQAGSQVIEVELESDDALASDNHQFATIEVLQTIDVVLVDGKPSNQALQGETGFLSVALSPFAFGRQPLADLVKTRTIRRQDLNESVLAEARVLVLANVSRLDDRQVDALEKFVRAGNSLLIFAGDQISIDWYHEKLGPQGADLLPMVLGERLGQPQTSDGNDGRQDADKHLVAQFFEHPSMQLFNETSAGSLADADVFAWHPLLPIEDADDSDSEDDNANSGADTLPERPAGGATVVARLETGDTLIAERSCGDGVVLLVGTSANLRWTNLPMQPLFVPLVQEWISWMATRGLPPRNVAVGQTAVVHWSEDTDRTWQWILPDGRRSDVVAEVQDQRQTFQFPSLRLPGIYALVGASPDADRSDQTVYVAATANPDESNLLRLSDDEIADIADALGATVADSGAAYLELDNTRRFGREIWRPLLLALLAMMILEVVLQQYFAGVRR; the protein is encoded by the coding sequence TTGACGTTCCTTAATGGCATCTTGGCGTTTGGCGCGTTGGCGTTCTGCATTCCGCTGGTGATTCATCTGCTGAACCGCAGCAAGTTTCAGACGGTCGACTGGGGCGCCATGCACCTGCTGGAATCGGTGATCCGCGTCAATCACCGGCGGTTCCAGATTCAACAGCTACTGCTGTTATTGGTCCGCTGTGCGATCCCCGTTTTGTTGGCGTTGTGTTTGGCGATTCCCGTGTTAACCCACTGGCAGGCGTTGCCCAAGGACACCCCGTCCTCGGTGGCCCTGGTAGTCGATGACAGTTATTCGATGGATGCCGTGGACGATGGTTTGCAGCCCACCTTGATGGCTAGTGCGATTGCCGATTCCAAGCAGATCGTCGCCGCCCTGCCCCGGGGCAGCGAAGTCAAGGTGCTGGCCACCGGCGGTCGCCCCCAGGCCCTGCAATCCCAGGCCACGGTGGATCTGCGGCGGGTCGAAGAGGACTTGCAGCAATTGCTGGCGGCGGCCGGAGCCAACGATGTCCCCGAAGCGCTGAAGGCGGCCACGATCGCCGTGGCCGACATGAAACATGCTCGCCGCGAAGTGGTGTTGTTGAGCGATTTTCAGCGGGACGATTGGCAATCCGTCGACCCACAGCTGCTGGAACGGTTCCGCCAGCAGTGGCAAGCCCTCCCGACCGCTCCGGCAATTACCCTGATCCCGATGGGCCGCCGCGATACCGCAGACTTGCAAAACGTGTCCATCGAATCCCTCCGCAGCGACCGCCCCACCGTCGGTGTCGGCCAGGAAGTGCGACTGCGGGCGACCGTTCGCAACCACGGCGACCAAGCTCGCCCCGCCCTGCCCTTACGGTTAAAAGTCAACAACGAAACCGTGGCCGCCACCACGGCCAGCTTGGATGCTGGGGCCACCACGCAGTTGCTGCTGACGCACCGCTTCGAACAGGCCGGTTCGCAGGTCATCGAAGTTGAATTGGAAAGCGACGATGCGTTGGCCAGCGACAACCATCAATTTGCCACCATCGAAGTCCTGCAGACCATCGACGTGGTCTTGGTCGATGGCAAACCCAGCAACCAAGCCTTGCAGGGCGAGACCGGCTTTCTCTCGGTGGCGCTCAGCCCTTTCGCCTTTGGACGACAACCGCTGGCCGATCTGGTCAAGACACGTACGATTCGCCGCCAAGACTTGAATGAATCGGTGCTGGCCGAAGCCCGCGTGCTGGTGCTGGCCAATGTCTCCCGCCTGGATGATCGACAAGTCGATGCGCTAGAGAAATTCGTGCGTGCCGGAAACTCGCTGTTGATTTTTGCCGGCGATCAAATCTCCATCGATTGGTACCACGAAAAACTGGGGCCTCAAGGTGCGGATCTGTTGCCCATGGTGCTGGGCGAACGCCTCGGACAGCCGCAAACGTCCGACGGCAACGATGGACGGCAGGATGCCGACAAACATCTGGTGGCTCAATTCTTCGAACATCCCTCGATGCAGTTGTTCAACGAGACCTCCGCCGGCTCGCTGGCCGATGCCGACGTTTTTGCTTGGCATCCCCTGCTGCCCATCGAAGATGCTGACGATTCCGATTCCGAAGACGACAATGCCAATTCGGGTGCCGACACATTGCCCGAGCGGCCAGCCGGCGGCGCCACGGTGGTGGCTCGCTTGGAAACCGGCGACACACTGATTGCCGAACGCAGTTGCGGCGACGGGGTGGTGTTGTTGGTGGGCACGAGTGCGAATTTACGGTGGACCAATCTGCCCATGCAGCCGTTGTTTGTACCCTTGGTGCAAGAATGGATCAGCTGGATGGCCACCCGCGGTCTGCCGCCGCGAAACGTGGCGGTGGGGCAAACCGCCGTGGTGCACTGGAGCGAGGATACGGATCGGACCTGGCAGTGGATCTTGCCCGATGGCCGGCGGTCCGACGTCGTGGCGGAGGTGCAGGACCAGCGACAAACCTTTCAATTCCCTTCGCTGCGACTGCCGGGCATCTACGCACTTGTGGGCGCTTCGCCGGATGCCGATCGCTCTGACCAGACCGTCTATGTGGCAGCCACGGCGAATCCGGATGAATCGAATTTATTGCGGTTGTCCGATGACGAAATCGCGGACATCGCCGACGCCCTGGGGGCCACGGTGGCCGATTCGGGAGCCGCCTACTTGGAACTGGACAACACCCGCCGATTCGGACGCGAAATTTGGCGACCATTGCTGCTGGCCTTGTTGGCGATGATGATTTTGGAAGTCGTCCTACAGCAGTATTTTGCCGGAGTCCGCCGATGA
- the trxA gene encoding thioredoxin, with translation MAGAVAEFTVDNFDSDVLQASGPVLVDFWAPWCGPCRQIAPMIDELANENPSVKIGKLNIDDYPEIAQRYQVNTIPTLLVFNNGEVNETFIGVRPKAQLQEALDTAASA, from the coding sequence ATGGCAGGCGCCGTAGCCGAATTTACTGTCGATAACTTCGATTCTGATGTTCTTCAGGCCTCCGGTCCCGTATTGGTCGACTTCTGGGCACCCTGGTGCGGTCCCTGCCGCCAAATCGCGCCCATGATCGACGAATTGGCGAACGAAAATCCCAGCGTCAAGATCGGCAAGCTGAACATCGATGACTACCCTGAAATCGCGCAGCGCTATCAGGTCAACACGATCCCCACGCTGTTGGTGTTCAACAACGGTGAGGTGAACGAAACCTTCATCGGCGTCCGCCCCAAGGCGCAGCTGCAAGAAGCTCTCGACACCGCCGCCAGCGCTTAA
- a CDS encoding DUF58 domain-containing protein has protein sequence MRVTDFLSPEELSKLKHLQVLARQVVEGLASGMHRSPHKGFSVEFKEHRQYVRGDEIRNIDWKIFGKTDRFYIREYEEETNLRCTMLVDCSGSMRYSGSRSDGLSKHQYATRLAASLAYLLLGQQDSVGLVTFDDAVREIIPPRSRPSHLRAILGTLSGTEPQRETELGKVFHQLAAKLHRRGLLVVISDCFGDVDELLKSFAHFRHAHHEIIVFQVLDPDEVDFPFRGRTQFRSLESPGHRQTVDPAQLRRAYMEKLQQFREQLQLGCRRNHIDLVPVTTDTRYAEVLAEYLRLRRRAS, from the coding sequence TTGCGCGTTACCGACTTTCTATCGCCTGAAGAACTTTCCAAACTGAAACACCTGCAGGTTTTGGCCCGCCAGGTCGTGGAAGGCTTGGCCAGTGGGATGCATCGTTCGCCCCACAAAGGTTTTAGTGTGGAGTTCAAGGAGCACCGCCAATATGTGCGGGGCGACGAGATCCGCAACATCGATTGGAAGATCTTCGGCAAGACCGACCGGTTTTATATCCGCGAGTACGAAGAGGAAACGAATCTCCGCTGCACGATGTTGGTCGATTGCAGCGGATCGATGCGGTACAGCGGTTCGCGTTCGGACGGCCTCTCTAAACACCAGTACGCGACGCGCTTGGCCGCGTCGCTGGCTTACCTGCTACTGGGCCAACAAGACAGCGTGGGGTTGGTCACGTTTGACGACGCGGTTCGTGAGATCATTCCCCCACGCAGTCGCCCCTCGCATCTGCGGGCCATCCTGGGCACGCTGTCGGGCACCGAACCCCAGCGAGAAACCGAGCTGGGCAAAGTGTTTCACCAACTGGCGGCCAAGTTGCATCGTCGCGGTCTGCTGGTGGTGATTTCAGATTGTTTCGGCGACGTCGACGAGCTGCTGAAATCCTTTGCCCACTTTCGGCACGCCCATCACGAAATCATTGTGTTCCAGGTTTTGGATCCCGACGAAGTTGATTTTCCTTTTCGCGGACGGACGCAGTTTCGGTCGCTGGAATCGCCCGGCCATCGGCAGACTGTCGACCCCGCTCAGTTGCGGCGAGCGTACATGGAGAAACTGCAGCAGTTCCGCGAGCAGTTGCAGCTGGGATGTCGTCGTAACCATATCGATCTGGTGCCCGTCACCACGGACACTCGCTATGCGGAAGTGCTGGCCGAATACCTGCGGTTGCGGAGGCGAGCGAGTTGA